The DNA window ACGTGGGCGACGTGGGCTACGGCCTGCCCTACGGCACCAACAACGGCGACGGCTCGTTCACGCTGCCGGACGGCACCACCGTGAAATTCCTGAACGCCGACGGCAGCGCCGCCACGCTGGTCACGTCGCCGGTGGACGGCAAGAAGTACCCGGTGGTCAGCGTGCCCGCCGGCGGCGGCACGACCGGCTACATCACGCAGGTCACGTACCCGGACTCGAACAGCCTGAGTGACCCCACGCCCATCACGGTCGTGGTCGGCACGGACTCCGGCAACGACTACAACCTCGTTGCCGACGGCAGCACCACCGACCGCATCCTGCCGCCCGCGCTGCAGTTCGGGGACAGCAACGGCACGCAGACCCCGCCCACCGCGAACGCCGCCTCCGCACCCACCGAGACCGTCACGCCCGGCGCGGCCGTCAGCAGCGGCGCGCCCAGCGCCGGCACCACCACCGACTCCTCGGCGGTGTTCCCCATGGACATCGCCAATCCCGGCGAGTACGCCGACACCTACACCCTGTCCGGCAGCGTGAGCGTGCCGCTGTCCAGCGGCACCACCCAGACCGTGAGCGTGAAGTACGTGACGGCCACCGGCGCGGAACTCGCCAAGAACAGTGCCGGGGGGTACGTCACCCCGGTCGTGGACCCCAACACCGAGTACAAGGTGTACGCGGTCGTGGACATCCCAGCCGGCGCCAAGCTCACGCTGCCCGGCTCGCCGCTGCTCGTGTCGCAGACCGCGACCGGCAACTACAGCACCATCACCCTGAGCGACACCAACGACAAGATCCTGGTCGGCGTGATCGGCGGCATCACCGTGAACAAGTACCAGGCGGTGGGCGCCGCGCCCTCGCTGAACGCCGCTGCCCAGGCCACCAAGAGTGCCCTGCCCGGCGCGACCATCTACTACGCGATCGTGGCGAGCAACTCGTACAACGACTCGGTCAAGAACTTCGTGCTGAGCGACGCGGCGGGCAGCGGCACCAACGTGTACTCCTTCACCACCTTCAAGGCGGCCAGCGTGAGTGTCACCGGCTTCCCGGCCGGCGCCAAGGTCATGTACCGCGTGAACGGTGCGGGCAGCTTCAGCACCAGCGCGCCTGCCGCGGGCAGCGTGACCAGCGGCGTCGAGGTCGCCATCGACACCGACGGCGACGGCGTGCTGGAACCCACCACCGACGACGTGTTCCCGTCCGGCGCGAGCATCACCCTGAACATCCAGGCCACCGTCAAGTAAGCCCCGGTCCGGCGCGCCCCACCCACGTTCGGGGCGCGCTACTTTTTTCCGGCAGCTCAACAGCAGAGACCCATTTTTTCCGTTTCCCCATCAAGGAGTTCGCCCGTGAGTCCGCTTCGCCCCCACACGGTTCTGCGCGCGGTGCTCGCCGCCCTGGCCTTCCCGGCCCTGGCGGGGGCGGCCGGCACGCCCGCCGGCACCGCCATCCGCAACCAGGCGAGCACCACCTTCAGCCCGCCGGGCGCGTCGGATCAGGTGCAGGTGGACAGCAACGCCGTGGTCACGACCGTGCAGGCCGTGTGCGCCGTGAGCGTGTCGCCGGACGGCACCGCCGCGCGGCCTGCGCGGGTGCAGGCGGTGCGGGCCGGCGAGAGCGCCGTGTTCGCGTACACGGTCGTGAACGCCGGGAACGCCGCGCAGACCTTCGCGCTGTCCGGCACCGTCGGAGCTGACAGCACGGTCACGCCCCCCCTGCGGCTGGTGCTGGACGCCAACGGCAACGGCCATCCGGACGCGGGCGAGCCGGACGTGAGGGCGGTGACCCTGGACGCGGACGCCACGGCGGCCGTGCTGCTGGTCACCGGCGGGAGCGGCCCGGGCGACGCGTGGGTGAACGTGGGCGCCGCGTGCCCCGGCGGCCCCGAGGACACCGACAACGTCTCGCAGCTGCACGTGGGGCCACCCGCCGACCTGGCCCTCGGCAAGACCTTCACGCCCGCCGTGCTGAGCCCCGGGCAGGAGACGGCGGTGGCCCTGCGCGCCGTGAACGGCGGAGCGGGCGACAGCCGCGCGCTGGTGCTCGCGGACGACCTGAGCGCGCAGGCGGCGGCGGGTCTGGTGTTCGTGCCGGGCAGCGCCGCCGCCAGCCGCGGCAGCGTGGAGTACAGCCCGGACGGCGTGACGTGGAGCGCGCAGGAGATCACGCCGGTGCGCGCCGTGCGCGTGCGCGTGGACTCCCTGGCGCCCGGCGAGACCCTGCGCGTGGACTTCCGCATGCGCGCCCAGGCCGCCGCCGAGAACCATGTCATCGCCAACACCGTCACGCTGAGCGATGGCGACGCCCCGCTGAGCGCCACGGCCAGCGCGGACGTGCGCTACACGCCCGCCGTGGCCCTCGGCCCGGTCGGCAACGCGCAGGCCTCCGAACTCGGCCCGGACGACGGGCAGAGCCGGCCGCTGGCGGCGCTGGGCCAGACCGTGTGCTTCGACCACACCCTGCTGAACACCGGCGACGTCCGCGACGCGTACACCGTGACCGTGGACGTCGCCGGGGCGACGGTGACGCTGCTCAGCGCTGACGGTGCGCCGCTCGCGCAGCCCGTGGGGCTCGATCCCGGCCAGAGCGCGCCCGTGCGCGTGTGCTACGTGCCCACGCAGGCCGGAGCGCTCGCCGCGACCGTCACCGCGACCGGGGCGCGCGGTCCTTACAACGCCACCCGCGACGTCATCGCGCGGGTCGAGGCGCAGCTGCCGCAGCTCGAGAAGTCCGCCGTGGCGACCACCACCGCCCCCGACGGCAAGGCCGTCACGATTCCGGAGGGCGGCACCGTGACGGAGGGCGACACCATCACGTACACCCTGCGCGTGCACAACCCCTACGCGCGGGCGCTGAGCGGCGTGGCGCTGCGCGACGCCGTGCCCGCGCACGTGGACGTGACGGACGCTGGCGGCGGCAGCGTGAGCGGCGTGCCCGGGCAGCAGGTGGTGGAGTGGACGCTCGCCGCCCTGGACGCCGGGGAGACCCGCGCCGTGACCCTCGTAACCCGGGTGAGCGCGCGCGCCACCGACGGCGAGGCGCTGCTGAACACCTTCACCTTCCGCAGCGCCGAGCTGCCGGGCACGCTGGAGAGCAACCGCGTGAGCACCGCCGTGTGGTCGGCGCGGCTGGCAATCACCAAGACCGTCAGCGCCACGGAGGCGACGTACGGCGACGTGCTCACCTACACCCTCCAGATCACCAACGCCTCGGCCACCACCGACATCCGTGACGCCGTGATCACCGACTCGCCGGTGGCCGGGCTGGCGTACGTGCCCGGCACCAGCGCCCTGGACGGCGCCGCGCTGGCCGACCCGGACCCCGCGGGCAACACGCTGCGCTGGCACGTGCCGCTGCTGGCGGCGGGCAAGACCGTGGCCCTCACGTACCACATGCGCGTGACGCCGGCCGCCAGCGGTGACCTCGTGAACGTCGTGGAGGTCACGGGCACAGGGGGCGGCGGCACTGCCCGCGCGGTCGCGAGTAACCGCGCCACTGCCGTGACGAAGCTGAACGTGCTGCGCTTCGCGCCGCTGTCGGACATCGTGGGCACGGTCTATGTGGACCGCAACCGCAACGGCCGCTTCGACGCCGGGCTCGACACGCCGGTGCCGCGCGCCCGCATCCTGCTCGCCGGGGGCCGCCAGGCGATCACCGACGACCAGGGCCGTTACTCGTTCCTGAACGTGCCCAGCGGCACGCAGGCGCTGCGCCTCGACCCGGGCACCACGCCGTACCCGCCGCTGAACGTGGCGCGGGGCGGCGGCCTGAGCGGCACGCAGACCGTGACCGTGAGCGGCCTGACCGGGGTGGACTTCCCGCTCGCCCCTCTGGGCGGGGATATCAGCGCGCTGCGCCGTACGACGCTGCGTATGGGCGACGTGCGCGTCGAGAAGACCGTGTACGCCGTGGACGGCGGCTACGCGGTCACGCTGACGGTCCGCACGCCGCGCCCGCTGACCGGCGTGAGCCTCGTCGATCCCCTTCCGGCGGGGGCCGTGCTGAAAGACGGTGGACAGACCTACGCCGGTACGCTGCCCGCGGGTGACACCACCCTGACGTACACCTTCGCCTGGAGCGGAGATCCCCGCAACGCCACCACGGACCCCACCCTGACCTGGACGCCCTGATGCCCACCGACCCCGTTCGCCTCGCCACCGCCCTGACGGCCCTGCTGGCCGCCGGGGCGGGCGCCGGCGCGCAGGACACCGGGAGCGCCACCACGCTGCCGCTGACCAGCGTGGGCAAGCCGCTGATGTGGTCTGTCGGGGACCAGCAGCTGCGGCTGGACGTGCCGGTGGCCGGCCGGGTGCGGCTGGAACTGTACTCGCCGCGCCTCGACCCGGCCGACTACCGCGGCGACACGTACTACGGTGACGAGCGCTACGTGCCGGGCGAGAGTGTCACGACGACCTTCACGCTGCTCGACGAAGCGGACCAGCCGGTGCTGACGCGGACGTACACGCCGGGCGCGCAGGAGTGGGACACGCTGCTCGACCGCGAGCTGCCTGCCGGGCAGTACCGGCTGCAGGCGAGCACCCAGGGCCACGCGAAGAACACCTTCGCGGTGCGGCTGGGCGGCGTCAGCGCGGCCCTGAGCGCCGACACGCTGACCGTGAACATCCACTCGCGCGAGTGGGTGCCGGCCCTGAAGCTCACCCTGGACGGCCAGCCGCACGTGCTGCGCATGTACGACGGCGACGGCCCCGAGGAACTCGACGCGCGGCTGCGCGCCGACGACGGTACCGTCTACCCCCTGCCGGTCAGCGCGGACCTGGACGAGGTGGACCTGCCGCTGCCGCTGCGCGCCGGCGGGTACACGCTGGAACTGCGTCAGCCGCCCGCGGCGCGCCAGTTCAGCAACACCGTCGGCTTCCGCGTGACCCGCGCCGGCCAGCCCACACCGATCACGCTGGGCCGCGTGGACCGCACCGGCACGCTGAAGGTCAGCGCGCAGCTCGTGCTGCCCGGCGGCGCGCAGCCCACCGGTGCGGACGTGCTGATCGGCGCGGTGCCCACGCGCGTGGACGGCCAGCTCACGCAGACGGTGCCGGCCGGGCGCTACGCCGTGACGCCGGCCGCCGTGCCCGGCGCGCAGGTCGAGGCGGGTCCCGCCGTGGACGTGCCCGAGCACGGGCAGGCCGAGGCGACCGTGCGCGTGCGCCCGCAGGTGCAGCTGAGTGTCGCCGCCGACAAGACCGTGGTGTGCCCCGGCGACACCGTGACGGTCACCGCCCGCGCGGACACGGCCTACGCGGGCGAGCTGCCGCTCGACCTGAGCGTGGACGCGCCGGGCCTGACCCTGCACACGCCGGCCGCCGTGCAGGGCACCCTGACGGCGGGCACGCCCGGCGAACTCGTCGTGACCGGCACCGCCACGCAGGCCGGGCCGCTGACGGTCCGCGCGGTGCTGGCCGGGTGGAACCAGACCCGCGACGTGCACGTGGATGTCCGCCCCGACGCGACCAGCGTGACCCTCCAGCGCGCGCCGCTGGGCCCCGCGACCGTCGGCGACGTGATCCCGGTGCGCGTGACGGTCACGAACACCGCCGGCGTGCCCGTGCCGTTCCTGCTGCACGACCAGCCGGGCGCAGGCCTGGAAGCGATGGAGCGCGCGGAACTGGACGGCACGCTCCTCCCCGGCGAGAGCCGCACCCTGGCGTACTCCGCCCGCGTGACGCAGCCCGGCGAGTTGCGCGCCGAGGCGTCGCTGGTCAGCGAGGGCTGCGCCGCCACCCAGACCGTGCAGGGCACCGTGCTCGCCCACGCCGCGCCGCAGCCCGCGCCCGCCGCGCCCACGCCGGTCGTGGACGCTCCCGCGCCGGCCGAAGCCGTGACCGTGCCCCTCCCGTCCCCGGCGGCCGCGCCGGCCCTGCCCGCCGTGGAGCGCGTCAGCACCGTCACGCTGCCGTTCGACGCGCCGGGGCAGGCGCGGGAACTCGTGGTCGCGCAGGCGATCCCGGACGGCGCGGCGCTGGTGCCCGGCAGCAGCCGCGTGGACGGCGAGGTCGTCGCGGACCCGCTGCGCGGCCCGAGCGGCGTGGCGTACTGGACCCTGCCGCAGCGCAGCGCCGCGAAGGCCACCGTGCGCGGCGCCGTGACCTACGACCTGGCGCACACGGTGGCGCTGGCCGACCTGCCGGCCCCGGCCCTGCTCGCCCGTTACGCCGGCGACCGCAGCGAAGTGCTGATGGGGCAGCTCGACCAGGCCGACCTGAAGGCCGCCGCGCCGCAAGGCAGCGCCGAGAGCGCCACCGAGAACAGTGGGGCCATCAAGCAGCCGCTGGACGGTAGCCTGATCCGCGTGCGCGACCGCATTGCCGTGGTGGTCGAGCAGGCCGCCGGGCAGAGCGGCGCGCTGAGCGTGAACGGGCAGGTCGTGGGCGGTGACCGCATCGGCGAGATCACCGAGGACGGCGTGCGCGGCGTCACGCGGATCACCTACGTGGGCGTGCCGCTGCGGCCCGGCCCGAACACGTTGCAGCTCGGCACCGACACCGTCACCGTCCACCTCGCCGGGCCGACCGCGCAGCTCCGGGTGCAGCCCGAGCAGCTCGTCGCGGACGGCAGCACGCCCCTGCGCGTGCGGTTCCGGGCGCTGGACGCCTACGGCCACACCAGCGCCCAGACGACCGTGAGCCTGCGCAGCACCCTGGAGATCACCACCCCGGACGCCGCGCCCGGCGAGAGCGGCTTCCAGCTGCGGCTGGTGAACGGCGAGGGCGTGCTGGAGCTCCAGCCGCAGTCGTCGCCCACCACCCTGACGCTCGACGTGCTGGACGGCGGGGCGGTGCAGCCCTACACCTTCGAGGTGCGCCCCGACGGCCACCGCGTCGGCGTGGGCATGCTGAGCGCCACGCTGGGGCTGGACGGCCACCTGAGCGTGGCGGACGACCTGCGCGTGCAGGCCCGTGCGTCGCTGGAGACCCCGCTGGGCAGCGGCAAGCTGTACGTCGCGGCCGACACGGGCGGTCTGCCCACCGACCGCGATCCGCTGCAGCGCAACGCCGTGTCCGGCGACCGCAGCACCGAGAGCGCGCCCCTGCAGGGGCTGGACCCCGTGGCCCTGACCTACGACCATCCGGACTTCCGGGTGGACTACCGGCAGAGCAGCGTGCCCGTCGACGTGCTGCCGGTGGGCGAGCAGCTCACGGCGCTGACCGCGTCCAGCAAGGGCGCGGCGCGGGTATCGGGCTTCGTGGCGCTGGTGCCCGAGGACCGCGTGACGGGCCAGCGTATCGTGCCCGAGGGCACCCGCCTGCTGCGCCTGCCGACCGGCGGCATCGAGGACGGCAGCGAGACCCTGACGCTCCTCACGCGCGAGCACGGCACCGGCAAGGAACTGCGCCGCTTGACGCTGCGCCGCAACGTGGATTACCTGCTCGACGTCCGCACCGGCATCATCACCCTGGCGCGCGCCCTGGACCCCGTGGACGCCGACCTGAACGACGTGGTGGTGGTCGCCGACTACCGCCTGCAGAGCGCGCTGGGCCACCGGACGCTCGCAGCGGGTGCGCAGTTCCGGTACACGGCCCGCACGTACTCGGTCGGCGTGGCGGCCGTGCGGCTGGACGACGCTGTGACGGTGGGCGCGCGCGCCACCTACGACGACGGCACCGTGCGCGCCGACGGCCTGCTCGCGTACTCCGGCGGCCTGCAGGCCAGTGTGGACGCCGGCGTGAAACTCGGCGCCGACACCGCCGTCGCGGCGAAACTGCGCTACCAGGACGCGGGCTACGCGGGCCTGGCGCCCATCGCGCCGGGCCTGACGGTCGGGGTGGACGCCACCCGCCGGATCAGCCCGACCCTCACGGCGAGCGCGCAGGCCGAGTACCACGACACCGGCGCCGACGCGGCCCGCGTTCAGGGCGGCAGCGTGACCGCCCGCGCCGACTATCAGCTCGCGCCGTTCACCGTCGGGGCCGGCCTCAAGAGCGCGTTCGGCGATCAGCACGGTCTGGCCGCCGTGGTCGGCGTGGGCTACCACCGCTCTCCCGTGGACGTGGACATAACGCACAGCCAGCCGCTGGGGGGCGCCGGTGGCACGCTCGACTCCACGACCACCGTCACCACCCGCTACGCGCTGACGGACACGCTCACGCTGGGCCTGACCGACCAGCTCAACTGGCGCACCGGGAACACGGCCGCCGTGACGCTGGACTCCACGCTGGGCGCCACCAACTACGCCGCCACCTACGACCTGCCGGGCAGCGGCGGGCAGGGCAACCGTGCGCGCTTCGGCGTGACCACCGCCCTGCCGCTGGGCGAGCGGCTCTCGGCGGGCCTGCGCGGCTCGGCCACCTACGACCTGAACGCGGCGCGCGGCGAACTCGGCGCGGGCGCGGACCTGCACTACACGTCGGACGGCGTGGTCGCCACGACCGGCACCGACGTCACCGTGGGCGCGCGGGGCTTCGGGGTGGTGCTGCGCGGCGGCGTCAGCGGCCGCCTGACGGACCAGCTGACCGTGACGGCCGACGGCCTGGTGGAATTCGGGGCGGGCAAGGGGGGCGTGCGCGCCGCCGTGGGCTACGCGTACCGCAGCGCGGCCCTGAACTCGCTCGGCACCGTCCGCTACGTCACGGGCACCCTGGCGGGCGGCGCGCCGGAATTCAGCAGCACGCTCGCCGCCGAGTACCGCCAGGCGAACTGGGCGGTGCGCGGCGGCCTGGACACCCGCACCCTGCTGGACGACCCCGGCAGCTTCACCCTCCAGGGCAGCGTGGGCGCCACCGTCTACGTCACGGACTACTTCGGGCTGGGCGCGTGGGGCCGCGCGGTCACCCAGCCCGGCAGCCACACTGCCCAGTACGGCCTGGGCCTGGAGGCCAGCGTGCGCGCGCTGCCCGGCACGTGGATCACCGCCGGCTACAATCCGGTCGGCTTCGACGGCGTGGGCACCACCTACACCAAGAGGGGCGCGTACCTGCGCGTGGACCTCACCCTGGACGACTCGCTGCTGTCCGGCCAGAACGCCGACGCCGCCCAGCCCTGAGCGGCGGTCCGTGGCGTCCCGGGAGGTCTTGGGCCGCAGGTCATGTAAGCGCGGTGCAAGACCTCCCGGGGCACACTCCGCTCATGCTGCCCGCTCCCTGCTCCGCCCCGGACGTCCCGGCATGACGGCCGTGTGGCGCGCCCTGCGCGGCGTGCTGGTGGCCGCGCTGGGCGTGGGCGGCAGCGCGCTGGCCGACACGCCGCTGTCGAGCACGCCCACCTACAAGTTCCAGGGCCGCATCGACTACGTCACCACCGGCGCGACCTTCCGCACCAAGCGGAACTCGGCCACCGCATCGGACGCCTGCGCGGTGGGCACCACCGCCACGTCGCAGGCGGTGAGCGGCGTTCCGGCGGGCGCGAGCATCCGCAGGGCGCTGCTGTACTGGGCGGCCTCCGCCACCCGCACCGGCGACACCGACACCGTACCCGGCACGGTCGTGAACGACACCACAGTCACCTTCGATGGGCAGCCGGTGAGCGCCACGACCACCTACACCGACAGCGCGCCGGTGCCCACCGCAGCGGCCCCGACCGGCTACAACAGCTTTTTCAGCAACGTGGCCGACGTCACCGCGTACGTCGCCGGCCTGGGCAGCCCCAACAAGACCTACAGCATGACCGGCCTGACCATCCAGGCGGCCGATGTGGGCACCGCCAGCGCGACCCGGCCCGCCCGCTCGTCGGGGCACTGCGCGTACGCCACGGTGCTGGGCGGCTGGGGCCTGTACATCATCTACGACGACCCCAGCACCACCTACAAGAACCTGGTGATCTACGAGGGCTTCGAGCGCAGCCAGAACACCAACGTCAGCCGCACCATGACCGGCCTGCGCGTGCCCACCACGTTCTCCGCCCGCACGTCCATCCTGGCGTGGGAGGGCGACGAGACGCTGAACGTCAACACGTCCACGAACGTCGCCGAGGCGCTGAGCTTCGGGGCGGGGCAGACGCCCTCGGCCATCACCAACGTCTTCAACGTCGGCGGCGCCGGCAGCGGCGCGCGGCAGGGCATCTTCAACTCGACCATCAGCACCGGCCAGAGCGGCGGCACCACCGCCGCCGCCACCGGCCGCGACGACGCCTACGGCGTGGACTTCGACACCTTCGACGTGACGAACAAGGTCAGCACCGGGGCCACCAGCGCGACCATCAATATCGTCGGCAGCCAGGACCTGTTCTACCTGAGCAGCGTGCCCATCCTGGTCACCAGCGGCGTGGCCGACCTGTCGCTGACCAAGACCGTCAGTAACGCCACGCCGGTGCTGGGCAGCACCGTCACGTACCGCGTGACCCTCAGCAACGCCGGTCCGGACCCGGTGTCGAGCGCGGTGGTGCCGCCGGAGAACGTGGTGGTCACGGACGCGCTGCCCGCCGGCCTGACGTTCGTGTCGGCCAGCGCCAGCAGCGGCAGCTACAGCGCCGCGACCGGGCAGTGGTCGCTGCCGGAACCCGTGGCGAACACGTCCAGCACGCTGGACATCACGGCGACCGTCACGGGCACCGGCACCATCACCAACGTGGCCGAGGTGGCCAGCAGTCCGCAGCCCGACAGCGATTCCACGCCGGACAACGGCGCGGCCGGCGAGGACGACTACGCCAGCGCGCCCATCACGGTCGTGCGCCCGCTCACGGTCAGCAAGGCCTTCTCGCCCGCGAGCGTGACGGCGGGCGGTGTCAGCACCCTGAGCGTCACGGTCACGAACCCCAGTCCTTTCGCGGCGAGCGCCCTCGCGGTCACGGACGACCTCGCGGGCACCATGGGCCTGTCGCGGCCCCTGCCGCTGCGGCTCAGCGCGACCACCTGCGGGGGCACGGTCACGACCTCTGCCGGCAGCGTCACGCTCACGGCGGGCGGCGCGGCGACCGAGAGCAGCGACGGCGTGCTGAAACTGGCAGGCGGAACGCTGGCGGCCGGGGCGTCGTGCACCCTGAGCGTGCAGGTCACGGTGCCGGACGCCGGCGCGGCCACGCGCACCAACACCATTCCTGCCGCGAACGTCACTGCGACGGTCAGCGGCCAGGCGGTCACGGCCGCCGCGAGCGCCACCGCCGCCCTGACCACCACGGCGAGCAGCGCCGGCGCGGCCCTGACCTGCGACGCCCGCTTCTACCAGCTGCGGCAGGACGCCGCCACGCTGCTCACGACCCTGTACGTGCTCGACCGCCGCACCGTGGCGTCCGGCGGCGCGCCGGTGTGGAGCGCCGGCTTTGGCCCCGGCCTGAACGCCCTGGCGTTCAACAAGGCCGACGGCTACTTCTACGCGGTGAACAGCACACCCTTCGCCAGCGGCACCCCGTTCCGGCTGTACCGCCTGGGCGCGGGCGGCGCGGTCGAGGTGAGCGGCGCGGCCCTGGGCATCCCCGCCGGGTCGAGCGTGGCCGCCGCGACCATCGACGCGGGCGGCACGCTGTACATCAAGAAGGCCGCCAGCGACGCCGTGCTCTACAAGTACGCCATCGCGTCGGGCACGGCCGGCACCGTGACACTGAGCAGCGCCGTGGCCCTGAACGACCTGGCCGTGAACCCGGTGGACGGCGCGCTGTACGGGGTCTCCACCCCCGGCGGCGTGTACCGCATCACCGCCAGCAGCGGCGCCGTCACGCTGAGCGGCAGTCCGGCCGCGGCCGCCACCGACGGCTCGAACGCCCTGGGCAGCGCCTTTTTCGACGTCACCGGCACCCTGTACGCCGCGCAGCACGGCGGCACCTTCGGCACCGTGAACCTGGGCACCGGCGGCTTCACCGCCCAGGGCACGGCCGGCAGCGCTCCCCAGGCCGACGGCGCGTCGTGCGTGTTCCCGGAC is part of the Deinococcus metalli genome and encodes:
- a CDS encoding beta strand repeat-containing protein: MTAVWRALRGVLVAALGVGGSALADTPLSSTPTYKFQGRIDYVTTGATFRTKRNSATASDACAVGTTATSQAVSGVPAGASIRRALLYWAASATRTGDTDTVPGTVVNDTTVTFDGQPVSATTTYTDSAPVPTAAAPTGYNSFFSNVADVTAYVAGLGSPNKTYSMTGLTIQAADVGTASATRPARSSGHCAYATVLGGWGLYIIYDDPSTTYKNLVIYEGFERSQNTNVSRTMTGLRVPTTFSARTSILAWEGDETLNVNTSTNVAEALSFGAGQTPSAITNVFNVGGAGSGARQGIFNSTISTGQSGGTTAAATGRDDAYGVDFDTFDVTNKVSTGATSATINIVGSQDLFYLSSVPILVTSGVADLSLTKTVSNATPVLGSTVTYRVTLSNAGPDPVSSAVVPPENVVVTDALPAGLTFVSASASSGSYSAATGQWSLPEPVANTSSTLDITATVTGTGTITNVAEVASSPQPDSDSTPDNGAAGEDDYASAPITVVRPLTVSKAFSPASVTAGGVSTLSVTVTNPSPFAASALAVTDDLAGTMGLSRPLPLRLSATTCGGTVTTSAGSVTLTAGGAATESSDGVLKLAGGTLAAGASCTLSVQVTVPDAGAATRTNTIPAANVTATVSGQAVTAAASATAALTTTASSAGAALTCDARFYQLRQDAATLLTTLYVLDRRTVASGGAPVWSAGFGPGLNALAFNKADGYFYAVNSTPFASGTPFRLYRLGAGGAVEVSGAALGIPAGSSVAAATIDAGGTLYIKKAASDAVLYKYAIASGTAGTVTLSSAVALNDLAVNPVDGALYGVSTPGGVYRITASSGAVTLSGSPAAAATDGSNALGSAFFDVTGTLYAAQHGGTFGTVNLGTGGFTAQGTAGSAPQADGASCVFPDNRIDVVKSVGSVSAQSATTFDVPYTVTVKNTGPVSDPNVQLTENLAQTFSAGSPALSIVAGPAVTSGSATVNAGFTGTGDTRLLSGTTALAAGASVTVTFTVRVTYSTQASVPASTTTLNNSVIATSASTAPNDGYAGGLPPVDVLATDTSTNAAAPPATANGDAAGPTPVTLPTVADLTLTKTDGVGSVAALGTTTYTITLTNSGPGSANGTVLTDPAAAGLTKTGVSCAATGGGACPAVTVAGLEGGVTIATLPAGASVTLTVPAAVSATTGTVSNSVSATLLAGTVDLTPVGTVTDTDTVTPVTDVAVSKAVSRAYAGPGQPLTYTIRVWNNGPNAASSVSLTDTVPAVLSGVTWTCAATGSATCSAASGSGNTLSVGATLPVDSGAATTADTQYVTVTVTGTLSSAASGTVNNTASVSHTSDANSGNNSAAASTAIVDAVNDSAVTLSYGTGGTVTVLGNDTVGGTAATTSISAVTVSANGGLNGLSVNGSGQLVVPSTTAAGTYTVTYQLCSVTDASACDTATVGITVGAAQANLGITKTGPTYAQPGQDLTYTLTVTNAGPDAATSVTLTDTLPAALTYKASTPAASVSGQTLTWTAASLANGATWTVSVTATAPGSATLESTPAARTVTNTASVTGATADPASSNNSAAVTTAMVYGTLGKTVRNVTTGSAFTTSGGGLPGQVLEYCIAYGNFGGAALPNFTITDHVPGTTTALPFAYDADEPSAVTGFGVKLVRGGVTTYLSSAADTDAGALSSAGGTYARGTMSAALGTLNPGESGSACFQVTIR